In Pseudoalteromonas tetraodonis, the genomic window GCTTAAACTGACACCAAATAAAATAATGCCCGTGGTATTAAATTCTATAAATAATGCAAACATAGATAACGTACATAATAAAAAAGAGGCCACTCCGTATACTTGCATGGTCCTTATTAGTTTTATTCGCTTTCTAAGATTAGTTATTTGCGCCACTACAACAGGACGAATAGACTCACCTTCACGGGCATTCAATTCTCGTATTAGTTGCGCAAGTACTAAAAATCGGTTTGTATAGGCAAGTAATAACAATGAGATGGCTGGAAAAAGTAAACCTGGGGTAGTTAGCGTCATAATGTGTCCTTAAATCATATTATTTGCTTTAGGTTACGCGGGCTTATTGTACACATAAAGTAAATGAGGTGGATATTGCAAAATACTAATAATAGCCAATCAAATGTAACATCATTTGATTGGGTGACGCTTTATAATGCAGAAAATAGTTTAGAGGCCAATATAATAAAAGGACTGATTCTTAATGCGGGAATTGAGTGCCAAATAAAAGGTGAAATACTGCAAGGCGCAATGGGCGAGATCCCATTTGAACAAACACAAGTAAG contains:
- a CDS encoding DUF2721 domain-containing protein; this encodes MTLTTPGLLFPAISLLLLAYTNRFLVLAQLIRELNAREGESIRPVVVAQITNLRKRIKLIRTMQVYGVASFLLCTLSMFALFIEFNTTGIILFGVSLSCLSLSLLTSLFEIHISCDAIEIELQNIENKPLSNRVSKNFIEPNPKSKNSN
- a CDS encoding putative signal transducing protein, which codes for MQNTNNSQSNVTSFDWVTLYNAENSLEANIIKGLILNAGIECQIKGEILQGAMGEIPFEQTQVSVQVYAIKERHAREILVNYQQVKQSAPDWVCPNCNEHNGSTFDFCWSCGTLKNDKSE